In a single window of the Danio rerio strain Tuebingen ecotype United States chromosome 20, GRCz12tu, whole genome shotgun sequence genome:
- the LOC798107 gene encoding uncharacterized protein, whose product MLFTVLGVVALFLRERNISSTVSGQDESFDRQEGVVTEPPVANSDGREIGDWCEESSLHLEEQINVQTEESSLEEPVDGQSEEPSLVEPDSVHGEEPSLVEPVSVHGEEQSLVEPDNVHGEEQSLVEPDSVHGEEPSLVEPVSVHGEEQSLVEPDSVHGEEQSLVEPVDGHSKDIASSSSSDDVPRYLFYAESSSSDDYPQEIYSAGSNCSSELTVSSYSSFFSAESGCGDDTSTNFESAESGCGDDTSTNFESAESGCGDDTSTNFESAESGCGDDTSTNFESAESGCGDDTSTNFESAESGCGDDTSTNFESAESGCGDDTSTNFESAESGCGDDTSTNFESAESGCGDDTSTNFESAESGCGDDTSTNFESAESGCGDDTSTNFESAESGCGDDTSTNFESAESGCGDDPSTNFESAESGCGDDPPPNVVSTESSCGDDPPPNVVSAEPGCSHYNPPNVVSAKPGCKEDVAQGATCQTEGAVPPQPEKLKDEDTHIIEINSQHYKIGAELGKGGFGTVFAGTRLEDGLQVAVKIVDSKTMRLIKVGGFEKPLPSEIALHYLATKGPRVKQIAELLDWKVEAERYIIVVERLIPSMNLREFLIDNKEDTPEDLVRKIMFNVTIAAHTCCQRGVFHSDIKLENLLINPETFEVKLIDFGCSVLLTKDCYHHYSGTRLFAPPEFLNTGRYHGEPATVWSLGILQFLLLFKKYPVVVDLFKLHNRDIEFARGSKECRDFICACLQLNINIRSKLHALRAHAWFKEENKEE is encoded by the exons ATGTTATTTACCGTACTCGGAGTAGTTGCTCTCTTCCTGAGAGAAAGAAACATCAGTTCCACCGTCTCAGGTCAAGATGAAAGCTTCGACCGTCAAGAAGGAGTGGTCACAGAACCCCCTGTGGCCAACAGTGATG GTCGAGAAATCGGTGACTGGTGTGAAGAATCATCTTTGCATCTGGAGGAACAGATCAATGTTCAGACTGAGGAATCATCACTGGAGGAACCTGTTGATGGTCAGAgtgaagaaccatcactggtagagcctgacagcgttcacggtgaagaaccatcactggtagagcctgtcagtgttcacggtgaagaacaatcactggtagagcctgacaatgttcacggtgaagaacaatcactggtagagcctgacagtgttcacggtgaagaaccatcactggtagagcctgtcagtgttcacggtgaagaacaatcactggtagagcctgacagtgttcacggtgaagaacaATCACTGGTAGAACCTGTCGATGGTCACAGTAAGGACATAGCCAGCTCCTCCAGCAGTGATGATGTTCCTCGATACCTTTTCTACGCTGAGTCCAGCAGTAGTGATGACTACCCCCAAGAGATTTATTCAGCCGGGTCCAACTGTAGTAGTGAGCTCACAGTCAGCTCCTACAGCAGCTTCTTTTCAGCTGagtccggctgtggtgatgacaccTCTACCAATTTCGAGTCTGCCGagtccggctgtggtgatgacaccTCTACCAATTTCGAGTCTGCCGagtccggctgtggtgatgacaccTCTACCAATTTCGAGTCTGCCGagtccggctgtggtgatgacaccTCTACCAATTTCGAGTCTGCCGagtccggctgtggtgatgacaccTCTACCAATTTCGAGTCTGCCGAGTCCGGCTGTGGGGATGACACCTCTACCAATTTCGAGTCTGCCGagtccggctgtggtgatgacaccTCTACCAATTTCGAGTCTGCTGagtccggctgtggtgatgacaccTCTACCAATTTCGAGTCTGCCGagtccggctgtggtgatgacaccTCTACCAATTTCGAGTCTGCCGagtccggctgtggtgatgacaccTCTACCAATTTCGAGTCTGCCGagtccggctgtggtgatgacacATCTACCAATTTCGAGTCTGCCGagtccggctgtggtgatgacaccTCTACTAATTTTGAGTCTGCCGagtccggctgtggtgatgaccccTCTACCAATTTCGAGTCTGCCGagtccggctgtggtgatgacccccctccaaatgtggtctctACTGAGTCCAGCTGTGGTGATGACCCccctccaaatgtggtctctgCCGAGCCTGGCTGTAGTCATTACAACCCCCCAAATGTGGTCTCTGCTAAGCCCGGCTGTAAAGAGGATGTTGCTCAAGGTGCAACCTGTCAGACAGAGGGCGCTGTTCCACCTCAGCCAGAAAAGCTGAAGGATGAAGACACACACATCATTG AGATCAACTCACAGCACTATAAAATTGGTGCTGAGCTGGGCAAAGGAGGCTTTGGAACAGTTTTTGCTGGGACCCGTTTAGAAGATGGCCTTCAAGTGGCAGTAAAAATAGTCGATTCCAAGACTATGCGACTCATCAAAGTT GGTGGGTTTGAAAAACCCCTTCCATCAGAGATCGCTCTGCACTATCTCGCcactaaaggccccagggttaaACAAATTGCTGAGCTTCTGGACTGGAAGGTGGAGGCTGAACGTTACATCATAGTCGTGGAGCGGCTCATACCCAGTATGAACTTACGTGAATTTTTAATCGACAACAAAGAAGACACCCCTGAGGACTTGGTACGGAAAATCATGTTCAACGTAACAATTGCAGCTCACACGTGCTGCCAACGCGGAGTGTTTCACAGCGATATCAAGCTGGAGAACTTGCTGATAAATCCGGAGACCTTTGAAGTCAAACTGATTGACTTTGGGTGCAGTGTCCTCCTTACTAAAGACTGTTACCATCACTATTCAG GCACAAGACTTTTCGCCCCTCCCGAGTTTTTAAACACTGGCAGATACCATGGGGAGCCAGCGACAGTGTGGTCACTCGGGATTCTTCAGTTTTtgctattgtttaaaaaatatccaGTAGTAGTTGACCTCTTCAAGTTGCATAACAGAGACATAGAGTTTGC